From the Variovorax paradoxus genome, the window CTTGTCCTGAGACATAGCCCACCAGACGAGTACCTGCCGGGCCCTCGTTCGCGACGACCACCGCCTCCCTCACCTCGGCCTGCCCCTGCAGCTGCGCCTCCACCTCCCCCAGCTCGATGCGGAACCCCCGCACCTTCACCTGGTGGTCGATGCGACCCAGGTACTCCAGCTGCCCTTCGTTGCTCCAGCGCACCAGGTCGCCCGTGCGGTACAGGCGCTGGCCGTTCTCCGTGGCAACGAAGCGCTCGGCCGTCAGCCCTGCGCGCTTCAGGTAACCCCTTGCGAGATTGATCCCACCCAGGTACAGCTCCCCCGCCACGCCCACCGGCACCTCGTTCAGGCTGCCGTCCAGCACATACGCCTGCGTGTCGCTGATCGGCCGTCCGATCGGGACCTGCGTGCTGCCGTCGTCCCGGCAGGTCCACTGGGTCACGTGGATGGTCGTCTCCGTCGGGCCGTACAGGTTCTGCAGCGTCGCGCCGCTCAGGCGCTGCAGTGCCTCCTTCTGCGTGGCCGCAGGCATGGCCTCTCCACCGCAGATGATGTGCTTCAGGTTCGTGGTCTCCTCGATGCCCTCGTACGCCAGGAACGCCTGCAGCATCGAGGGCACGAAGTTCAGCGTCGTGACCTGGTGCTTGCGGATCAGCTCCACCAGGCGCACCGGGTCGCGGTGGTCTCCGGGGTTGGCAATGACCAGCCGGGCTCCGGAGGTCAGCGGCCAGAACATCTCCCACACCGACACGTCGAAGCCGAACGGGGCCTTGTGCAGCACGGTGTCCGCACCTTCGAGGGTGTAGAACGACTGCATCCAGGCCATGCAGCTGTACAGCGCCGCATGCCGGATCGCTGCGCCCTTGGGGCGGCCGGTGGAGCCGGAGGTGTAGATGACGTAGGCGAGGTGTTCGCCGTGCAATGCGACCTGCGGGTCGAGCGCCGGTTCGGAGGCTGTGTCGAGGGTGTCGAGCGCCAGCATCTGGAGCGAGTCGGCGCCGGGAATCAGCGAGCGCAAATGGCTTTGCGTGAGCAGCAGTTCGATGCCGCTGTCCTGGACCATGTAGGACAGGCGGTCTGCGGGGTACTCGGGATCGAGGGGCACATAAGCGCCACCCGCCTTGAGCACCGCCAGGATGCCCACCATCATCTCGGTGGAGCGCTCCACGCAGATGCCGACCAGCGTGTCGGGGCGAACACCCAGGGCGATCAGGCGATGGGCCAGGCGGTTCGCGCGGGCGTTGAGCTCCGAGTAACTCAGGGCCTCGTCGCAGAAGACCAATGCCGGCGCCGAAGGCTTCAGCCTTGCATGCGCTTCGATCTGCCGGTGTACAGGCTGGGCGTCTTCGTGAACGCGATTGTTCTCGCTCCAGGCCGACAGCTTTGCTCGCTCGGCTTCGCCGACCAGCGCCACGTCGCCCACCGCCAGCTCGGGTTGCGACGCCAACGCCTGCAGCACCGCCACGTAGTGACCCGCCATCCGCTTGATCGTCTCTCGGTCGAACAGCTCCGACGCATAGACAAAACCAAGCGTCACCCGACCTTCGGGCGTCTCGCGCGCTTCCAGCACCAGCTCGAACTGCGCCTCGCCGTCGGGCAGCGCGTAGTGCGTCACCTCGAGCCCGGGCAGCTGCGCCATCGCGCGATAGTCCTCCACAAGATGGTTGAACATCACCTGGAACAGCGGCGTCTGGCTCAGGCTGCGCTGCGGCTGCAGCGCCTCCACCAGTTGCTCGAACGGCAGGTCCTGGTGCGTCTGCGCCCCCATTACCGCCTCGCGCGCCTGCGCGACCACATCGGACAGCCGCATGCGTGCGCCGACCACGTTGCGCAGCACCAGCGTGTTGACGAAGAAGCCGACGACACCTTCGGCCTCGACCCGTCCGCGGTTGGCGACCGGCGCACCGACACGGATGTCTTTCATCCCCGTATGGCGATGCAGCAATGCCTGGAAGCCGGCCAGCAGCACCATGAAGAGCGTCGCGCCCTCCGGCGCGGCGGACTGGCGCAGATCGGCCAGCAGCGTCGCGGGCAGCTCCACGGTGTGCCGGGCGGCGCGGTGGCCGGTCTGCGCGGTGCGCGGACGGTCGGTCGGCAATGCCAGCACGGGATGCTCATCGCCGAGTTGCGCGCGCCACCAGGCCAGTTGCCGCCCGGCTTCGCCGGCGGCAAGCCACCCGCGCTGCCACACGGCATGGTCGACATACTGGATGCGCGCGGCGGCACGGCGTTGCGTGCTGCCTTGCAGCCGCGCGGCATAGCCGGCCGCAAGTTCGTCGAGCAGCACCTGCATCGAGGCGCCGTCCGAGATGATGTGGTGCATCACCAGCACGAGCACGTGCTCGGTGTCCGAGAGCCTCAGCAGCGCGACGCGCACCAGCGGTCCTTGCGTCAGGTCGAAAGGCGTGTCGTGAAGGCGCCGTGCCTCGTCCGCTGCATGCGCTTCGCGTTCGCCGGGCGCGAGGTGCCGCAGGTCCACCAAGGCCAGCAACGGTGCCCACGACGCGCTGACCAGTTGCTCGGCGGTGCCGTCCGCGCCGGCCAGGAACACGGTACGCAGCGATTCATGGCGCGCAGCGAGGTCTTCGAAAGCCGCATGCATCGCGGCGGCGTCGAGCACACCCGAAAGACGCAGCGCGCCGCTCATGTGGTACGCCGTGCTCTGCGGCGAGAGCTTCCAGAGGAACCACTGGCGTTCCTGCGCGTGCGACAGCGGCAGGGGCTGCAGGCGCCGCTCGGCGGACAGCGGCTCGATCGCCACACCAGGCGCACGCGCCGGGTTCGCGATGCGGCCGCGCACGGTGTCGGCGCAGGCATTCAGCCGCGGTTGCTCGAACAGGTCGCGGATGCTGAAGTCGATGTTCCAGCGGTGCGCGATGCGCGCTGCCACTTGCACTGCCGCGAGCGAATTGCCGCCCGAGGTGAAGAAATGCGCGTCGGGCGCCAGCGCATGCGCGGCGAGCCGGCGCAACACTTCACTCCAGATGTCGGCCACCGCCTGCGCGACATCGTCGAGCACCGGTGCGTCGGCCGGCGCCGCGGCTGCGCCACCGCCGAACGTGAAGGTGCCATGCTCATGGATCGCGTAGGCGTCGAGGCTGCGCGCGGCAAGCCCGGCGCGGCAGGCCTGGCGCTGCAGCTTGCCGCTCGATGTCTTGGGCAGCGCGCCCGGGTTCAGCAACACCACGGCAGCCGGCGCTTCGCCGAACAGCTCGCTGACCGCGGCGCCGAGCGCCTCGACCAGCACATGCGGCGCGACGAGTTTCTGCATGCTGCGCGACACCTCGGCGGCCACGCCAATGCCCTCGCCCTGCGGCCCCGTCACCGCGAACGCGGCGACGCGCCCCTTGCGCACGGCTTCGACCTCGGCTTCGACGGTGCGCTCGATGTCCTGCGGGTAGATGTTGTGGCCGCGGACGATGATCAGGTCCTTGATGCGGCCGGTGACGTAGAGCTGCCCGTCGCGCTGGAATCCAAGGTCACCGGTGCGCAGCCAGCGCCGGCCTTCGTGCTCGGCGAAGGTCTCGCGTGTGGCCTCGGGCTTGCCCCAGTAGCCGGCGCAGACGCTCGGACCGGCGACCCAGATCTCTCCGACGCTGCCCGCGCCCAGCGCAGCCAGCGATTCCGGATCGGTGATCCGCACTTCGTGTTTCCCGGGCACCGCGCCGCAGCCGACCAGCAGGGTGGCGTCTGCGCCCTCCGCGCCTTCTTCGGCCTCGATGCCCTCGCCGCGCGCGAGCGCGTCGGCTGAGAAGCGGCGCGCGACCAGCCCGCCGCCGCGCTTGCCGCCAGTGACGAAAAGCGTCGCTTCCGCGAGCCCGTAGCACGGGTACGCAGCCCCGGGATCGAAGCCTGCAGCGGCGAAGCGCTCGATGAATTCGGTTTCGGTGTCCGCGCGCACCGGTTCGGCACCGGTGTAGGCCACGCGCCAGGACGACAGGTCGAGCCCCGCGAGCCGCGAACCCTTCACCCTATCGAGGCACAAGCGGTATGCGAAGTCGGGGCCGCCGCTCAAGGTGGCGCGATGGCGCGAGATGAGCTCGAGCCAGCGCACCGGGCTTTCGAGGAAGTAGCGCGGCGAGGTCAGCACCAGCGGAATGCCGCTGTACAGCGGCTGCATCAGCCCGCCGATGAGGCCCATGTCGTGATAGAGCGGCGCCCACGACATGAACTTGTCGTCCGGACCGATGCCCATGCCGTCGCGGATGGCGCGCTCGTTGGCCATGAGGTTGCCGTGCGTCACGATCACGCCCTTGGGCGCCGAGGTGGAACCCGACGTGTATTGCAGAAACGCGGCGTCGTCCGGCGCAGGCGACGACGGCATCCAAGCGTCGGCGAGCGCGAGATCGACTGCGTCGACGGCGATCACGGAGGCCTGCGCGAACGACGCGGCAGCGCCGTCCATCGCGGCCAGCATCGCCGACGAAGTGAGCACGCAACCGGCCTGCGAGTCTTCGGCAATGCCGGTCAGGCGCGACAGGTGCTGGGGTCGCATCGATTCCGGCGGGAACACGGGCACGGCGATCACCCCGGCGTAGAAGCACGCCAGCATGCTCACGGCGTAGTGGTCGTCGTTGTCCAGCATGACCAGCGCACGATCGCCCTTCGCGAACTGCTGCTGCAGGAATGCCGCGAGCGCACGCACGCGCGACTCGAAGACGGCGTAGCTGACCTGCTTCTCGAAGTACGCGCCGTTCGCTTCTCCAGCCACGGTGAGCCACACGTCGTCGGGCCGCGCCTGCGCCAGTACGCGAAGATGCTCGACGAAGTTCGCGGACACGGGGTGTCCCTGGTTCGGCGCAGCTGTGGTTGTCGTTGTGCGTGCCATCTCGCTCACTCCAGAAAATTTGACGGGTCGCCGCCGGCCTGCGGCCGTCGGCGTTCACTCATGCGGACGCCTGGGTGCGCCAGGCCAATGCCGCCGCGTAGCCCGCGGGTGCAGGCAGCGCGATGGCGGTGAAGCCGGACCAGCCGGGCACGGTGGAAGCGATGGACAAGGCCCCACTCGCCAGCGGATGAATTCCGACGCACAGCAGGTGCTCGGCCACGCCGACGCCGACGGCCTTCAGCAGCGCCTCCTTGCCGACCCAGCGCAGGTAGAGGGCCTGCAACGGATCGGCCGCGCCGCGCACCTCGCGCGACTCCTGCGCGGTGAATGCCAGCTCGTACAGGGCCTCGGCATCGATGTCGGCGCGGCACTGTTCGATGTCGACACCCACCTCGCTCACCTCGCGGCCGTCGGCCAGCACGATGAGCGCGTGCCCGCCCGAATGCGACACGTTGAACAGCGGCGCATTGCCGGCTGCATCGACGAAAGGCTTGCCGTGCACACCGGACTGCAACGGCACCTCGCAGGGGCCGCAACCCAGGCGGCGCGCCAGCAGGCGGCGCGTGGCGGCGCGAACGGACGCGAAGCGCACCCGATCGGCGCGCCGCGCGAAGCGGCATGCACGTTCGCGCTCGAGGCTCGAGAGCACGGCCCAGCCGTCGCGGTCGTGGTCTGCATCGCGCGTCAGGTCGAAATCCAGGCGATAGACCTCCATGCCCGCGGGCAAGGCCTCATGCAACTGCATGGGATGCATGCCGCCCTCCGGCCAGTGCCTGGCCCACGCGCCGCACCAGCGCGTCGAGGAACGCGGCCTCGCGCTGCCTGATGAAGAAGTGGCCGCCATCGAACCAGTCGAGCGTGAACGCATCGCCGGCATGCGAGGACCAGGCTTCCATGCGCGGCACGTCGATGTCGTCCTGGCGGCCTGCAAAGACATGCACCGGCATCGGCAGCGGCAGCGGCGCATCGGACACGCGCGCGTCGTACGAGAAGCTCTCGCAGACCCGGTAGTCGGCGCCCAGCGTATCGAGGGTGATCCGCATGAGCTCCGCACTGGCGAAGACCTCTTCGGGCGTGCCGCCCTGCTTGCGCAGGTCGGCGGTCAGCGCAGCGTCGTCGTGCGTATCGGGAAGGCGCCCAGGGTCGCGCTGCGAGGGCGCCGAACTGCCCGAGGCAAGCAATGCGAGCGGCAGCGGCAAGCCCCGCGCACGCAACCGCTGCGCCACGCCGTAGACCAGCAGCGCACCCATGCTGTGGCCGAAGAGCATGAAGCGGCCCCGCAGCGCAGCGGCCTGCTCGGTGCAGATGCGTGCGACCAGCGCATCGAAGTCTTCGACGAAGGCTTCGCCCATGCGCGTACCGCGACCCGGCAGCTCGATGGGCACGACCTCGATCCAGCGCGGCAGCAACGGCCGCCAGCGCATGTACATCGTTGCGCTGGCGCCCGCGCATGGCAGGCACAGCAGCGAAACCCTCTCCGGCACGCTCATCAGCCGGCTGCGGCTTCTGCGGAAGGCGCGGCCTCCTGTGCCGCCATCCAGTCGCGAAGCGACTTGGGGCGCATGTCGGTCCAGGTCTTCTCGACGTATTCGAGTGCGGTCTTCTTGTCGCCCTTGATGCCGTCGATGGCCTTCCAGCCGCCGGGCACGGCCTTCCAGTGAGGCCAGATGGAATATTGGTCTTCGTGATTGACCAGGACGATGAAGGTTTCGTCTTCGCGGTCGAAGCAGCTGGTAGACATGGCGAGCCCTTGTGCAGTTGATCTGGGGAAGCGCTCAGGGAACGAGGCTGGCAGGCAGCCGTTACCGGATTGCTGCGCTTCTGATCAACATGACGGTTCAGGCGCGAATCTGTTCACCCCGTTGCGGGGTTGTCGCAGAGATCAGGCGTCTTCTTGGGACGACGGCCTGGCCTGCGACTTCTTCCAGGCCTCCACGTCGACGACCGGCGGCACGAGGCCCGCGAGCAACCACAGGCGCGCAGCCTTGTCGTAGGCTTTTCGATGAAGCGGGTCGGCAAGCAGCCACGTCACCAGCTCGACACGTGCGGCCTCGTCGAAGCCTTCGCGGTCGTGCTCGCGTCGCACCCACGCCCATGCGGCGCGCCAAACGGGATCGTCCTGCTCTTCGGTCATGCGTGTATGGGTTTTTACCTTACACCCATGCGCGCGAGGACGCCAGCCGCGCGTCAGTCCTTGATGAGATGGCGCATCGCGCCGATGGCTTCGTCAGCTTCGGCGATGAGGCGATTCACGAGCCCCAGCGCGCAACCGAGCTGGGCCGCGATATCGCGCTGCGTGAGGCCATCGAGGCGATAGAGCTGGAATGCGACACGGGTTCGCGCGGGCAACTGCGACAGAGCCTGCTCGATCAGGCTGACCACCTGGCGGTCGCGCATCACAGTGTCCGGCGCCGGCGGACCGGGGACATCGACCGTTTCCACGTCGATGTCGAAGGTGCGGTAGGTCGCTTCGAGCGATTGCCGCCGGCAATGGTCGAGCGCCAGGTTGCGCACCACCTGGCAGCAGTAGCCCATGGGCTTGTCGATCTTGCGGTCGCAGGCTCCGTCGGCAATGCGAAGGTAGGCGTCCTGCACGACGTCGTCCGCGAGTTCGGTGGTGCGCACGATCCGGCGGGCAACATGCCAGAGCTGGGCGCGGTTGGCGACGAATATATCTCCCAGCGAAGACTCGGAGGCAGTGAATGACAGCATGTTTGAACAACTCCAGATGGGGCCCCGGCGTCGAAATTCGAAATGGCGCACACAAGGCGCATTGGCGTGAATGCAGCCCATCCAGATCAGGCGAGGGCTGCATATGAAATAAGAATCATTACTATTTGAGAACGGATGACGCCGCCATTTCGCGATGTCTCTGCTCATATAGACGTTCAGCCGCACCAAACAGAGACACGCACCAAGGCCAGCGAAGTTGCAAGACGTATCTGCCTTGGCACAGGCAACTAAAATCCCGCCCCTTTGCCTGCTTCCTTCGTCCCCAGCCTCATGAACATCGTCGTCAACGAAGACCTCAAAGCCTATATCGATCCCCTGACGCCGGAGGAATACGAAGCGCTCGAACGCAGCATCCTGGCCGAGGGCTGCCGCGATGCGCTGGTGCTATGGGGCGAGGTGCTGGTGGACGGCCACAACCGCTACGGCATCTGCCAGAAGCACGGACTGCCTTTCCAGACGGTGCAGAACACGCGGTTCAAGTCGATCGACGACGTGCACCTCTGGATGATCGACCAGCACCTAGGCCGGCGCAGCATTTCCGACTTCCTGCGCGGCGTGCTGGCGCTGCGCAAGAAGGACATCGTCGACCAGCAGCGCGCCCGCACCGCGACGCAGTCGACCTCGTCTTCCGATGCCGCGCACGATCCGTCCGACCCGCCCTTCGACGTCGATCCTCCCGCCGACGGCAGCACCACCGCCGTGCCGCCGCCCGCGCCGTTGAACAGCCGTGAAGCCATTGCCCGCGCGGCGCGGCTGAGCAGCAATCAGGTAGGAATGATCGAAAGGATCCAGAAGCAGGCCGCGCCGGAACTGGTGGCTGCCGTGAAGTCGGGCGTAATTTCGATCAACACCGCAGCCGCGGTGGCCACACTGCCGGCCGAGCAGCAGGTTTCCGCCGCGATCGCCGGCAAGGACGAACTCAAGCAGGCTGCCAAGCGCGTGCGTGAATCGAAGAAGAAGCAGCGCGATGAGTCGCATGACGAGCCGGGGGCGGAAGCAACCGACCCGGTGAAAGCGCTCGAACAGCGCGTGGCCGAACTCACGGCCGAGAACGACACCCTGCGCAAGCAGGTGGCCGAGCTGCGAGCGCAGCTCGGCCAGTGAAGCGTCAGGCCGAAACGGCTAGAGCTGGATCTCGGTGATCTTCGAGCCGGAGAGCGAGACACCGGCTTCGAGCCCGATGTTCGTCATCACGAACCCCACCACCGGCTGGCGCAGCGTATTGGTGTCGATGCTGCCGTTGGCGCCGATGGTCGCCAGCGCCACTGTGGCATCGGCGCCGGCAGTCCAGCCCTTGCTGTTGCGGAACTTGTCCAGCGCTGCTTGCGTGGTGAACAGGTAGATCACCGCCTTCGACTGCGCGCCGGCCTGGAATCCGACCGATCCGGCCGTCGTGCTGTAGTAGGACTGCGTGCGCCCGTTCACGCGCAAGGCGCCGCGGCCGTATTCGGCGCCGACGCCGAGGCTGCCCCCTACTACCGCGGGAAACACCAGCACCCCGCTCGAACGCGCGACCAGTTCGCGCGATCCCTTCACGGAGTCATAGAGCTTGGACAGCGAGGCATCGACCTGCGCGTCGATGGAGCTTCGTGACGTGGCGGCACTGGCCTGGTCCT encodes:
- a CDS encoding 4'-phosphopantetheinyl transferase family protein, which encodes MHPMQLHEALPAGMEVYRLDFDLTRDADHDRDGWAVLSSLERERACRFARRADRVRFASVRAATRRLLARRLGCGPCEVPLQSGVHGKPFVDAAGNAPLFNVSHSGGHALIVLADGREVSEVGVDIEQCRADIDAEALYELAFTAQESREVRGAADPLQALYLRWVGKEALLKAVGVGVAEHLLCVGIHPLASGALSIASTVPGWSGFTAIALPAPAGYAAALAWRTQASA
- a CDS encoding thioesterase II family protein; translated protein: MSVPERVSLLCLPCAGASATMYMRWRPLLPRWIEVVPIELPGRGTRMGEAFVEDFDALVARICTEQAAALRGRFMLFGHSMGALLVYGVAQRLRARGLPLPLALLASGSSAPSQRDPGRLPDTHDDAALTADLRKQGGTPEEVFASAELMRITLDTLGADYRVCESFSYDARVSDAPLPLPMPVHVFAGRQDDIDVPRMEAWSSHAGDAFTLDWFDGGHFFIRQREAAFLDALVRRVGQALAGGRHASHAVA
- a CDS encoding MbtH family protein yields the protein MSTSCFDREDETFIVLVNHEDQYSIWPHWKAVPGGWKAIDGIKGDKKTALEYVEKTWTDMRPKSLRDWMAAQEAAPSAEAAAG
- a CDS encoding DUF4880 domain-containing protein, which translates into the protein MTEEQDDPVWRAAWAWVRREHDREGFDEAARVELVTWLLADPLHRKAYDKAARLWLLAGLVPPVVDVEAWKKSQARPSSQEDA
- a CDS encoding sigma-70 family RNA polymerase sigma factor; this encodes MLSFTASESSLGDIFVANRAQLWHVARRIVRTTELADDVVQDAYLRIADGACDRKIDKPMGYCCQVVRNLALDHCRRQSLEATYRTFDIDVETVDVPGPPAPDTVMRDRQVVSLIEQALSQLPARTRVAFQLYRLDGLTQRDIAAQLGCALGLVNRLIAEADEAIGAMRHLIKD
- a CDS encoding plasmid replication/partition related protein, whose protein sequence is MNIVVNEDLKAYIDPLTPEEYEALERSILAEGCRDALVLWGEVLVDGHNRYGICQKHGLPFQTVQNTRFKSIDDVHLWMIDQHLGRRSISDFLRGVLALRKKDIVDQQRARTATQSTSSSDAAHDPSDPPFDVDPPADGSTTAVPPPAPLNSREAIARAARLSSNQVGMIERIQKQAAPELVAAVKSGVISINTAAAVATLPAEQQVSAAIAGKDELKQAAKRVRESKKKQRDESHDEPGAEATDPVKALEQRVAELTAENDTLRKQVAELRAQLGQ
- a CDS encoding BPSL1445 family SYLF domain-containing lipoprotein codes for the protein MKATNFRTLALSAAVAACSLAFVGCTTTRPQDQASAATSRSSIDAQVDASLSKLYDSVKGSRELVARSSGVLVFPAVVGGSLGVGAEYGRGALRVNGRTQSYYSTTAGSVGFQAGAQSKAVIYLFTTQAALDKFRNSKGWTAGADATVALATIGANGSIDTNTLRQPVVGFVMTNIGLEAGVSLSGSKITEIQL